The following proteins are encoded in a genomic region of Comamonas resistens:
- a CDS encoding sigma-54-dependent transcriptional regulator: protein MNSLPTPPTSASILVVDDEPDLRTLYELTLLREGYRVETAGSVQDAAQLLLSRRFDVMISDMRLPDGTGMELLLQLREQARPERCIVMTAYGSAENAVDALRAGAFDYLTKPVDLRQFRQVVASAIQGIGAVPTPGVAPSMAVDAANSRPLQGDAALKALVGESPAMQGVKQRIAKVAKGMAPVLVHGESGTGKELVARALHACSQRADGPLVAVNCGAIPENLLEAEFFGARKGSYTGATQDRPGYFQAAQGGTLFLDEIGDLPLAMQAKLLRAIQERKIRSLGSTQEEAVDVRIVSATHRDLAAQVQAGQFRQDLFYRLNVIEIALPALRERRGDLPDLCRALLAKLAHESGLHTPELDETSLAQIAQLELPGNVRELENVLHRAIALGDEGPLRLPPSMESCEATLSNQPSSSTLAPKPPQAATADTPAELPQDLQAWLDEKERNILVQALQDNGFNRTATATRLGISLRQIRYRIERLGIDLPSEGNKHHGDNA from the coding sequence GTGAATTCCTTGCCCACACCCCCTACCTCCGCCAGCATCCTGGTCGTGGACGACGAGCCCGATCTGCGCACGCTCTATGAGCTGACCCTGCTGCGCGAGGGTTATCGCGTGGAAACGGCAGGCTCGGTACAGGACGCGGCGCAGTTGCTGCTGAGCAGGCGCTTTGACGTGATGATCAGCGATATGCGCCTGCCCGATGGCACCGGTATGGAGCTGCTGCTGCAGCTGCGCGAGCAGGCCCGGCCCGAACGCTGCATCGTCATGACCGCCTACGGTTCTGCCGAGAACGCGGTCGATGCTCTGCGTGCCGGGGCTTTTGATTACCTGACCAAGCCTGTGGATCTGCGACAGTTCCGCCAGGTGGTCGCTTCCGCCATTCAGGGTATAGGCGCCGTTCCCACACCCGGTGTCGCACCTAGCATGGCAGTGGATGCCGCAAACAGCCGCCCCTTGCAGGGCGATGCGGCCTTGAAGGCTCTGGTCGGCGAATCCCCTGCCATGCAAGGCGTCAAGCAGCGCATTGCCAAGGTTGCCAAGGGCATGGCACCTGTGCTGGTCCACGGCGAATCGGGTACAGGCAAGGAACTGGTAGCCCGTGCGCTGCACGCCTGCAGCCAGCGCGCCGATGGGCCTCTGGTTGCCGTCAACTGCGGCGCCATTCCCGAGAACCTGCTCGAAGCCGAATTCTTCGGTGCACGCAAGGGCTCGTACACCGGCGCCACTCAGGACAGGCCCGGCTATTTCCAGGCCGCCCAGGGCGGCACCTTGTTTCTGGACGAGATCGGTGATCTGCCGCTGGCCATGCAGGCCAAGCTGCTGCGCGCGATTCAGGAACGCAAGATCCGCTCCCTGGGCAGCACGCAGGAGGAGGCCGTCGATGTGCGCATCGTCAGTGCCACCCACCGCGACCTGGCTGCGCAGGTTCAGGCCGGACAGTTCCGCCAGGACCTGTTCTATCGCCTCAATGTGATCGAGATCGCCCTGCCGGCCCTGCGCGAGCGTCGCGGCGACCTGCCCGACCTCTGCCGCGCGCTGCTGGCCAAGCTGGCCCATGAATCAGGCCTGCACACCCCCGAGCTCGACGAAACCAGCCTGGCCCAGATTGCCCAGCTGGAGCTGCCGGGCAATGTGCGCGAGCTGGAAAACGTGCTGCATCGCGCCATTGCCTTGGGTGACGAAGGGCCGCTGCGCCTGCCGCCGTCCATGGAGTCGTGCGAGGCAACACTCTCCAACCAGCCCTCGTCATCCACGCTTGCGCCAAAACCACCGCAAGCCGCAACGGCCGACACACCAGCCGAGCTGCCCCAGGACCTGCAGGCCTGGCTCGATGAAAAAGAGCGCAACATTCTGGTGCAGGCCCTGCAAGACAACGGCTTCAACCGCACCGCCACCGCCACCCGCCTGGGCATAAGCCTGCGCCAGATTCGCTACCGCATTGAACGCCTAGGCATCGACCTGCCCTCGGAAGGAAACAAGCACCATGGCGACAATGCCTGA
- the ampD gene encoding 1,6-anhydro-N-acetylmuramyl-L-alanine amidase AmpD encodes MATMPEPSGSQTAWQAGWWQPAQQLPSPNFGLRPQGAVIDLVVIHSISLPPGQYGTGAVQQLFTNQLDWDAHPYYQGIRGLEVSSHFFITRQGEIWQFVSCDDRAWHAGVSQWRGRDRCNDDSIGIELEGLEGLRFEAPQYQALQRLCEAIAAEYPVHYIAGHEHIAPGRKQDPGPGFDWPRLQQQLGGAPGTRTWELPAPAV; translated from the coding sequence ATGGCGACAATGCCTGAGCCATCCGGCAGCCAGACGGCATGGCAAGCCGGTTGGTGGCAACCCGCGCAGCAGTTGCCCTCGCCCAATTTCGGCCTACGCCCGCAAGGCGCGGTCATCGATCTGGTGGTCATCCACTCCATCAGCCTGCCCCCGGGCCAATACGGCACAGGCGCCGTTCAGCAGCTGTTCACCAATCAACTGGACTGGGATGCCCATCCCTACTACCAGGGCATTCGCGGCCTGGAAGTTTCCTCACATTTTTTCATCACGCGCCAGGGCGAGATCTGGCAGTTCGTCAGCTGCGACGATCGCGCCTGGCATGCGGGCGTGAGCCAGTGGCGGGGACGCGATCGCTGCAACGATGACTCCATCGGCATCGAGCTGGAAGGCCTGGAGGGACTGCGCTTTGAAGCGCCGCAATACCAGGCCCTGCAACGGCTCTGCGAAGCCATAGCCGCCGAGTACCCGGTGCACTACATTGCCGGGCACGAGCACATTGCCCCAGGACGCAAGCAGGACCCCGGCCCCGGCTTTGACTGGCCCAGGCTGCAGCAGCAACTGGGCGGTGCCCCAGGCACCCGGACCTGGGAACTTCCTGCGCCTGCGGTCTGA
- a CDS encoding ribonucleoside-diphosphate reductase subunit alpha has translation MQEALNPLSSAAPDSAANSSSQSDSYQVIRRSGDVVSFAPQKIAVALTKAFLAVRGAQGAASASVRDTVNELTEGVVRALQRSRPNGGTFHIEDIQDQVELGLMRGGHQDVARAYVLYREARNQERAEQKKAAVAAAAAAAAKPALQVTDNGQRVPLDQERLQSLIASACRNLNADIQSAPIVTETLRNLYDGVPIEEVFKASILAARTLIEKDPDYTYVTARLLLHTIVREVMGRDVAPAEMQAAYANYFPGFIQKGVDNELLNPELLNYDLPRLAKALKADRDQQFDYLGLQTLYDRYFLHVRKTRIELPQSFFMRVAMGLALQEQDRNARAIEFYELLSSFDFMSSTPTLFNSGTLRSQLSSCYLTTVPDDLDGIYESIKENALLSKFAGGLGNDWTRVRALGSRIKGTNGESQGVVPFLKVVNDTAVAVNQGGKRKGAVCTYLESWHLDIEEFLELRKNTGDDRRRTHDMNTANWIPDLFMKRVMEKGDWTLFSPADTPDLHDLYGEAFEKAYTAYEAKADKGELKLFKRVPAVDLWRKMLSMLFETGHPWITFKDPCNIRSPQQHVGVVHSSNLCTEITLNTSDTETAVCNLGSVNLSRHIKDGQIDHDKLRKTVNTAMRMLDNVIDINYYAVQKAKDSNLRHRPVGMGLMGFQDALYEMRTAYASQGAVEFADESMEAICYYAYWASTELAKERGTYSTFKGSLWDQGILPPDTLKLLEKARGGYVEVDRSAKLDWDALRAKIAKDGMRNSNCVAIAPTATISNIVGVDASIEPSFGNLSVKSNLSGEFTVINQYLVRDLKRLGLWDDVMVMDLKHFDGSLRAIDRVPQEIKNLYATAFEVAPEWLVEAASRRQKWIDQAQSLNIYMAGASGKKLHDTYMLAWLRGLKTTYYLRTTSATNIEKSTVQSRVLNAVSSGAPAASVAPAAKPAVSALEAAAAAARAQAPATDIKFCAIDDPGCEACQ, from the coding sequence ATGCAAGAAGCGTTGAACCCACTGTCTTCTGCCGCGCCCGACAGCGCAGCCAATTCTTCCTCCCAGTCCGACAGCTACCAGGTCATCCGCCGCAGCGGTGACGTGGTTTCCTTCGCCCCCCAGAAAATCGCCGTGGCCCTGACCAAGGCATTTCTGGCTGTGCGCGGCGCACAGGGTGCAGCCTCCGCCAGCGTGCGCGATACCGTCAACGAATTGACCGAAGGCGTGGTTCGCGCTCTGCAGCGCTCGCGCCCCAACGGCGGTACCTTCCACATCGAGGACATCCAGGACCAGGTCGAGCTGGGCCTGATGCGCGGCGGCCACCAGGACGTGGCCCGTGCCTATGTGCTGTACCGCGAGGCCCGCAACCAGGAGCGTGCCGAGCAGAAAAAGGCCGCCGTGGCCGCTGCCGCAGCAGCCGCTGCCAAGCCCGCCCTGCAGGTGACCGATAACGGCCAGCGCGTGCCCCTGGATCAGGAACGCCTGCAGTCGCTGATAGCATCGGCCTGCCGCAATCTGAATGCCGACATCCAGTCCGCGCCCATCGTGACCGAGACGCTGCGCAATCTGTATGACGGCGTGCCTATCGAAGAAGTGTTCAAGGCTTCCATCCTGGCGGCCCGCACGCTGATCGAAAAAGATCCCGACTACACCTATGTCACGGCCCGTCTGCTGCTGCACACCATCGTGCGCGAAGTCATGGGCCGCGATGTGGCACCTGCCGAAATGCAGGCCGCCTATGCCAACTACTTCCCCGGCTTCATCCAGAAGGGCGTGGACAACGAGCTGCTCAACCCCGAGCTGCTGAACTACGACCTGCCCCGTCTGGCCAAGGCCCTGAAGGCCGACCGCGACCAGCAGTTCGACTACCTGGGTCTGCAGACCCTGTACGACCGCTACTTCCTCCATGTGCGCAAGACGCGCATCGAACTGCCCCAGTCCTTCTTCATGCGCGTGGCCATGGGCCTGGCGCTGCAGGAGCAGGACCGCAATGCCCGCGCCATCGAGTTCTACGAGCTGCTGTCTTCGTTCGACTTCATGTCGTCCACCCCCACGCTGTTCAACAGCGGCACGCTGCGTTCGCAGCTGTCTTCCTGCTACCTGACCACCGTGCCCGACGACCTGGACGGCATCTACGAATCCATCAAGGAAAACGCGCTGCTGTCCAAGTTTGCTGGCGGCCTGGGCAACGACTGGACCCGTGTGCGCGCCCTGGGCTCGCGCATCAAGGGCACGAACGGCGAATCGCAAGGCGTGGTTCCCTTCCTCAAGGTGGTCAACGACACGGCCGTGGCCGTGAACCAGGGCGGCAAGCGCAAGGGCGCGGTCTGCACCTACCTGGAATCCTGGCACCTGGACATCGAGGAATTCCTCGAGCTGCGCAAGAACACCGGCGACGATCGCCGCCGCACCCACGACATGAACACGGCGAACTGGATTCCCGACCTGTTCATGAAGCGCGTGATGGAAAAGGGTGACTGGACGCTGTTCTCACCCGCCGACACTCCCGACCTGCACGATCTGTACGGCGAAGCCTTCGAAAAGGCCTACACCGCCTACGAAGCCAAGGCCGACAAGGGCGAGCTCAAGCTGTTCAAGCGCGTGCCTGCCGTGGATCTGTGGCGCAAGATGCTCTCGATGCTGTTCGAGACCGGCCATCCCTGGATCACCTTCAAGGATCCTTGCAACATCCGTTCGCCCCAGCAGCATGTGGGCGTGGTGCACTCGTCCAATCTGTGCACCGAAATCACGCTGAACACCAGCGACACCGAAACCGCGGTCTGCAACCTGGGCTCGGTCAATCTGTCGCGCCACATCAAGGACGGCCAGATCGACCACGACAAGCTGCGCAAGACCGTGAACACGGCCATGCGCATGCTGGACAACGTGATCGACATCAACTACTACGCCGTGCAAAAGGCCAAGGACTCCAATCTGCGCCACCGCCCCGTGGGCATGGGCCTGATGGGCTTCCAGGACGCGCTCTATGAAATGCGCACGGCCTACGCCAGCCAGGGCGCCGTGGAATTCGCCGACGAATCCATGGAAGCCATCTGCTACTACGCCTACTGGGCTTCGACCGAGCTGGCCAAGGAGCGCGGCACCTACTCCACCTTCAAGGGCTCGCTGTGGGATCAGGGCATCCTGCCCCCCGACACCCTGAAGCTGCTGGAAAAGGCCCGCGGCGGTTATGTGGAAGTGGACCGCTCCGCCAAGCTGGACTGGGATGCCCTGCGCGCCAAGATCGCCAAGGACGGCATGCGCAACAGCAACTGCGTGGCCATTGCGCCCACCGCCACCATCTCCAACATCGTGGGCGTGGATGCCTCGATCGAACCTTCGTTCGGCAACCTGTCCGTGAAGTCCAATCTGTCGGGCGAATTCACCGTCATCAACCAGTACCTGGTGCGCGACCTGAAGCGCCTGGGCCTGTGGGACGACGTGATGGTCATGGATCTCAAGCATTTCGACGGCTCGCTGCGTGCCATCGACCGCGTGCCGCAAGAGATCAAGAATCTTTACGCCACGGCGTTCGAAGTCGCGCCCGAATGGCTGGTGGAAGCCGCCTCGCGCCGCCAGAAGTGGATCGACCAGGCCCAGAGCCTGAACATCTACATGGCCGGTGCCTCGGGCAAGAAGCTGCACGACACCTATATGCTGGCCTGGCTGCGCGGTCTGAAGACCACCTACTACCTGCGCACCACCAGCGCCACCAATATCGAGAAGTCCACCGTGCAAAGCCGTGTGCTGAACGCCGTGTCCTCCGGTGCTCCTGCCGCTTCGGTAGCCCCTGCGGCCAAGCCTGCAGTGAGCGCACTGGAAGCCGCTGCCGCCGCTGCCCGTGCCCAGGCACCCGCCACGGACATCAAGTTCTGCGCGATCGACGATCCTGGTTGCGAGGCTTGCCAATAA
- a CDS encoding ribonucleotide-diphosphate reductase subunit beta produces the protein MLSFDDDTFAPSAPSSEAAASTSTHKRVNAADKRIINAKTDVNQLVPFKYKWAWEKYLATCANHWMPQEVNMTRDIALWKDPNGLTEDERRIVKRNLGFFVTADSLAANNIVLGTYRHITAPECRQFLLRQAFEEAIHTHAYQYIVESLGLDESEIFNAYNEVQSIRDKDEFLIPFIEAIMDPNFKTGTHETDQTLLKSLIVFACLMEGLFFYVGFTQILALGRQNKMTGAAEQYQYILRDESMHCNFGIDLINQLKLENPGLWTAEFKQEITALFQKAVELEYRYAEDTMPRGVLGMNASMFKGYLRYIANRRATQIGLEELFPGEENPFPWMSEMIDLKKERNFFETRVIEYQTGGALSWD, from the coding sequence ATGCTGAGCTTTGACGACGACACTTTTGCGCCTTCCGCCCCCAGCAGCGAAGCCGCTGCGTCCACCAGCACGCACAAGCGCGTGAATGCTGCCGACAAGCGCATCATCAACGCCAAGACCGACGTGAACCAGCTGGTTCCGTTCAAGTACAAGTGGGCCTGGGAAAAGTATCTGGCCACCTGCGCCAACCACTGGATGCCGCAGGAAGTGAACATGACGCGCGACATCGCGCTGTGGAAGGACCCCAACGGTCTGACCGAAGACGAGCGCCGCATCGTCAAGCGCAATCTCGGCTTCTTCGTGACGGCCGACTCCCTGGCCGCCAACAACATCGTGCTGGGCACCTACCGCCACATCACAGCGCCCGAGTGCCGCCAGTTCCTGCTGCGCCAGGCATTTGAAGAAGCCATCCACACCCATGCCTACCAGTACATCGTGGAATCGCTGGGCCTGGACGAATCAGAAATCTTCAACGCCTATAACGAAGTCCAATCCATCCGCGACAAGGACGAGTTCCTGATCCCCTTCATCGAAGCGATCATGGACCCCAACTTCAAGACCGGCACGCACGAAACCGACCAGACTCTGCTCAAGTCGCTGATCGTCTTTGCCTGCCTGATGGAAGGTCTGTTCTTCTACGTGGGCTTCACGCAGATCCTGGCCCTGGGCCGCCAGAACAAGATGACGGGCGCTGCCGAGCAGTACCAGTACATCCTGCGCGACGAGTCCATGCACTGCAACTTCGGCATCGACCTGATCAACCAGCTCAAGCTCGAAAATCCCGGTTTGTGGACTGCCGAGTTCAAGCAGGAAATCACCGCTCTGTTCCAGAAGGCCGTGGAGCTGGAATACCGCTATGCCGAAGACACCATGCCACGCGGCGTGCTGGGCATGAACGCATCGATGTTCAAGGGTTATCTGCGCTACATCGCCAACCGCCGCGCCACACAGATCGGTCTGGAAGAGCTTTTCCCCGGTGAAGAAAATCCCTTCCCCTGGATGAGCGAAATGATCGATTTGAAGAAAGAACGTAACTTCTTTGAGACACGAGTGATCGAGTATCAGACCGGAGGCGCACTTTCTTGGGATTAA
- a CDS encoding carbohydrate kinase family protein, protein MAALICGSLAFDNIMTFEGRFADQILPDQLHILNVSFLVPTLRRDFGGCAGNIAYSLRLLGGDAQPMAMVGSDGADYVQRFKDLGIETRHVGQLQSTHTAQCMIMTDRDNNQITAFHPGAMMQAHENRITAEMAAEIKVGIVAPDGRQAMIEHAAQFKAAGIPFVFDPGQGLPMFNGDELKAFIEQADWVAVNDYEGKMLSERTGLSFEQISHQVKGLIVTLGAEGCEVWEQGKKSLVASVKPAAVVDPTGCGDAWRGAFLFGLERGWDLVRCAELGNRMGALKIAHRGPQNYQLDFQP, encoded by the coding sequence CCAGCTGCATATCCTCAACGTGTCATTTCTGGTGCCCACGCTGCGCCGCGACTTCGGCGGCTGCGCCGGCAACATCGCCTACAGCCTGAGGCTGCTGGGCGGCGATGCCCAGCCCATGGCCATGGTGGGCAGCGATGGCGCCGACTATGTGCAGCGCTTCAAGGATCTGGGCATCGAGACACGCCATGTGGGCCAGCTGCAGAGCACGCACACGGCGCAATGCATGATCATGACGGACCGTGACAACAACCAGATCACGGCCTTCCACCCTGGCGCAATGATGCAGGCACACGAAAACCGGATCACGGCCGAGATGGCTGCCGAGATCAAGGTCGGCATCGTGGCTCCCGATGGTCGCCAGGCCATGATCGAGCATGCGGCTCAGTTCAAGGCTGCGGGTATTCCGTTTGTCTTCGATCCGGGCCAGGGGCTGCCCATGTTCAATGGCGACGAACTGAAGGCCTTTATCGAACAGGCGGACTGGGTTGCGGTGAACGACTATGAAGGCAAGATGCTGAGCGAGCGCACGGGCCTGAGCTTCGAGCAGATTTCGCATCAGGTCAAAGGTCTCATAGTCACATTGGGCGCTGAGGGCTGCGAAGTCTGGGAGCAAGGCAAGAAGAGCCTGGTTGCATCCGTCAAGCCTGCTGCGGTGGTGGACCCCACAGGCTGTGGCGACGCCTGGCGCGGAGCCTTTTTGTTTGGCCTGGAGCGTGGCTGGGATCTGGTGCGCTGCGCCGAGCTGGGTAACCGCATGGGTGCGCTGAAGATTGCCCACCGTGGCCCGCAGAACTATCAGCTGGACTTCCAGCCTTGA